GTCAGGATCCTTCTCAACTTTCTCCACCTCAGTCATAAAATAATCGTCCAGGCCAAGAACGCGAGGAGGTGCCCCTCCATATTCCACCTCCTTATCCTACAGAATAAAGGGATGGAAGGGTGTTAGTTTCGGTTTACAATTGAAAATAAAATTCTACTTAGGAAATCACTACTTGGTCTTAAAACACAAATTCTTGAAgataaaactaaaaactaaaccaATTACGCTGATCTGATGATATTCCACTAAAATAATACTTCTATAATGATTGAAATCGGATGGAACATACACACCCGTATCAGTTTGGCAACGTGCGTTTTCCCACTACCTGGCAGTCCTCTCATAATGACAaccatctgaaacacacaaccaAGTGTACATTAAagttaataaaaacagtaattagTACAATTTTAATAATGCAGTTTTTACATCTACAGGGCTGCCCCTGTAAACAGATTACAACCAAATGTTGCAATAACAGGTTTTAtaacactgtatataaaaaaaaacaaaaaaaacataccaccctacaaaaaaataaatctacttTATTCCCCATTCCAGTACTGATGAAGTAATTTTTTTTGGAATATGTAAACGTAATGCTGGCAAGAGATCCTATTtattaaatatagaaatacattgaaaatattcCTAGAAAACTGACGACGTAACACCGCCACCCTCTTCTTTAACTCACCCTCTCAGGTCGGCTCTCCCTGCCTGGAGGTTTGAGAATATCATCCACATTTTTCATTTCGGGTTTCTTCTCAACACGTGGCTGAGGAGGGGGAGGGTGAGGCAAACAGGGAGCAGGAACAGGCATTCTTTCTTCAGGGTACCCCCGACTGTCACCTACAATGCAGCAATTATGAGTTTAAACCACTTTATCTGaatgtttatattgtatattgcACATGACAACAACAGTGCACAGGAATTCAATTCTAGGTTATTTTGTGTGGGCAATATTTGCGCTTTAAAAACAGCTTTTGGACCATATTGTATTAATATAATGTTATTTCCTGCAAATGCCTGCTTAGTTGAAACAGTCGTTGAAACATATGAACTCGATGTTTGACAAATTTAGGTCTGTTTGTGAACATTATCAACAAGGGCGCACACTAATCAGTAGTGCTTGTACAAGGTCTATGCAGGATGCTTACATTTAATCACTGTGACAAATTATCAAAAAAGGGATTTGGTTGATGGGAGGGGCATGTATCACTTTGCACCCAGCCTGAGCATGCTCCTTTGTTACAAATAAATGAATCAATATGTCTAAATCTTACCTCCGTATCCAGGATGTCCATGGTCATAGGGCGGCCGATCAGGGCCACGCTCATAGGGTGGTCTGTCATGTACAGATCTGCTAAAGCGCTCTTTGCTATCTCGATGATCCTTGCTGTCTCTGTCTCGGCTATCCCTGCcctctcggtctctctctccgtctctgcttcggtctctctctctttctctgtctacTGACCTGGACAAGGAGCCAGGAGGAAACCTGAAAATAAATTGAAAGTTAGAAAGAGGGGCTCACCCTTGGCCTTTGTAATTTTCAACACTCAATATCAATGGATCTGGTGTCAGCTATAATTATGGGCCATGTCAAAGGCAGTACCTCTCCTCTCTGGAGTAGCGATCCCTCTCATATCTTTCCCTCTCGTAATCCATAGGTGGTTTCTCAAAGTATGGGTCTCgttctcgctccctctctctcccataCTCTCTGCGCTCCAAATATGGGTCTCCTCGACGCTCAAAGTATGGGTCTCTCTCGTAATCCCGCGGGATCAACAGCTCTGGGGGACAGAAGTTAACAATTTACACAAACATAGAATGGAGGTTCCTGAACTGTGGTCTTTTGAGAAGGTAGTCCCTGAAGGATTCTCATTAGGATTTTGCATCCTGCTATTACCAAACAAATGCTACACTAAACCTAGTGCACAGACAGCATCTCGACAAATTTTATTGTACAAagtatgttcttatttattttcatgCCGCTAGTGGttagtggggggaaaaaaatcccTAAAACACTAAGATGGTCTTCATGTTTGAAATAGTAAAGAACCCAGTGTTCTATAAatgaatgtaaataaaaataaaaatgtttacaaatGAATAAGACTGCCTTTTTTGGTCCAAATACtggtttaaaattatttattgctCCAATTTAAAGCTATGAGTGTGAGGTGCAGAGTGAACAGACTGCTTACCTTTCTCATATGTTCTCTCAACAGGAACTGGGTCAGGTCTTAGAACAATCCTCTCTCCATAGGACCTCTGTTCAACTTTAGCTGTAGGAACAtctaaagcaaaaacaaaaaatgtgtaaaattaaGAGGCAATAAAAAATCTATCCTTGATAATCTACAAGATAAGAAAAGAGTGATCTGAACACACGTTACGTAATGAGTGACAAATTCCCTTACAATCACGTTAGAACTGTTTTACTTACCACGTCCATGGCCATAATCCACAGTCTTTGGAATAACAGGTGGTTTGCTCAGCGATGATGCTGGCAGTGATGCATGGTCTTGTACAGCGTGGGATAACCCAAAGCTAGATTCAGTAACTTGAGTACCACTTCCAGAGTCCCAAAGATTGTGTACATTATCCCTGCCCCAGTTCTTCTCTTCAGTGTGGGCCAAAAGCTCTGTACCTGTAGAAACTAGGCCACTTTCAGGGCCTTGGCTAGCCTGCAAAGGAAATAAACATCCATTAGCTGCTTTTCGTTTTGTAGAGAAACATTTTTACTATTCTCTAAATCCAAAACAGTTTTCCTGCAGCCTTAGTATTTGTTATGTTGGAATTTACTACAATTGGCCATACCTGGAAAGCAGCCGTAACTGATGGATGGACCTGCATCCCCACCATTCCTGTCCCTACAGCCCCTGGCTGTGCCACTGGATCAGCTGGATCGTGTTTAATAAAATCATTTAGCACCTGCAGCTGCTCCTGGCGTTCCCTAAAACCAcattgaaaacatatttaaaatgtgttgcttgAGACAACATTCAAAAGCAGTTACATCAGTAACAGGAGGATTTAATTACCTCAACATCTTGAGTTCCTGAGCAGCTTTCAGAATAATGTCATGCTGTCTCTGAGAAAGTGCCAGCACATTCTGTGCCGTGTTAGAAGATTCATCCATAAGACTTTCAGAAGTATCGCCGGGCTGAGGAGGAAGATTAGTAGCAGGAGGAAGAATTGCAGGGGACTGGCCAGGAGGAGCATCTTCCAAGTAATCTTCAAACGGGGGTCTCTGGTCATCTATCTCTGGTATGTAACTCCTCTCAGGCAGGACCTCTCTGCCCCATTCTGGTCTCCCCGGTGGGTAGTCTCGCTCTTCCGTCCTATAGCCTGGTCCTTCTGGGTATTCCCTGACCCTCATATCCCCCCTCTCCCTCATAACCCTTTCATACAAATAGTCCCGATCCCTTTCATTTATCCAGCGCTCCTCTCGAACGTGCTCCGACGGCAGCCGTGGAGGATATGGTGGGTAATCCCGGCCACGTTCCTTCATTTCCCACTCAACTTTTGGCCTGTAGTATTCCTGGTCTCGCTCATAATCCCTGCTGTGGTAATCTGGATAAGGTCTACCATATCTGCCCGGCTCTGAGTCCAACTCCTGCTTGTAATCCCGGTAATAACTGTCACGTCTGGAATCCCTTTCCATTATCTCATGGGGCAGAAGGGGGCGCCTGGGATCTCTATCCATGGCACCATGGGGTAGGGAATGAGGGCCCCTATCTAAGGCTTCATGTGGTAGAGGGGGGTGCCTGGGAACCCTATCCATGACATCATGGGGTACAGAAGGAGGACCCCTGGGATCTCTATCCATGACATCATGGGGTAGAGAAGGAGGACCCCTGGGATCTCTATCCATGACATCATGGGGTAGAGAAGGAGGACCCCTGGGATCTCTATCCATTACTTCAAGGTGTCGGCGAGGTGGGCCCCTGTCCATGGCCTCATGGGGTAGTGGAGAATGTCGTCGGAATGGTGGTCTTTCCTCCCTCCAGTATGGATCCCTGTCCTCCCAATATTCAGGCTCTGGCTCTCCCCATGGTCTCTCTCTCCCAAAGTCATCCAGCAGCTCTCTTTCCAATAGGGGGCTTTCTCTATCCCGGCCTTCATAATAATGTTCTCTGAAAGGTTCCTCTTCATCTTGCTCCCCACCCCACATTTCATTTCGAGGAGGCATCTGCTCCCTCTCAGCACCATGCCTGTCTATGGTAGAATCCCCCCATGCATTGCTATTCTCCTGATCCTGGCTTCTGTCCTTACTGCCTTCCATGTATGGAGGTCTATAGTCAAAAGGCTTAGGGTTGGGAGCCACacctactgatttaatctttgAAAATGCAGGCTGCCCCCTCCCAAGCCCTTTGGGAGCCATTGATGTATTCCGACTATCCACTGCAGAGAATTTAGGAGGCGACTTGGAGGGTACTGTTTTTTTTGGAAGCTGCTCAGTGCCTTTCAACCCTCCCTGCACTCCTGTTTTGTATTTGTCTTCTCCTGGTTTTAAGGTATTTTTATTAGTGGAAGGCTCTTTCTGAGTTTCAGCAGAAGCTGTTAAAGGAGTGGGCTTGGCTGTATCAGAGGCAGGCAGTTTTTTTGGAGCCTGTCCGCCAGACTGCTTTGGTTTCTCCACTGGCCCTACTCTCTGAGGGATGGGATCATTAGGGATGAAAAACCCACAATCTGAATCCAAAAGATCTTCtgtaacagacagacaggaagtCGAGTCTCCAACATCTGAATCTCTCTGATCTTCTGATGTGGTTACAGGTCTTTTAAGACACTGGTCCTCAAATTTAGATATTTTTGTGTCAGAGCCCTCAATTTGACCGTCTTGTGGTTTTAATACTGGCGGCCCTGAAGCATCAGATTTGGGTGGTTGATTTTGAATTTTGGTGGACTGATCAAATTTGTTTGGTGCTCCAAATCTAGATGGTTGTTCAGATCTGGGAGGTTGATCAAACCTGTGTTGTTGAACAAATCTGGGTGGTGGACCAGAACTAGGAGAACCTCTCCCTCTGGGACCATCAAATCTGcaataaaagtaaaacaatacATCTTAGTAAACAAGAGGTACTCAATGCAACAGTCTTACAATAAAGCCTGGGAAATCTTGGGAAGTGCTCTGTAGAATAGTTTTTCGCAATAAAATCAAACAAGAAATGCTCAAGACTACAAATTATTCCCTTACATCTATATCCATCTCAACAACATTTTTGGCACTAATGGCCATAAAAACGCAATGTACCCAAAAATAAAAAGGGCAATTATTTCTGAAAGAAAATTAAATCATGCAACACGTCCTGCATACTTCTCTAGGAAAAATAAACTAATCTAATATACAAATATGTATGccaatttatttaattattttgcactgaAAAAACTGAAGCTATTTAATTGGTTCTTAATGTGTACTATGTGTATTTAAGCAATCCCTCAACTAAACTATTGTCAGAATTTGTTATCCTGCAGATAATCCTTCTTGCCTAACAAGACATTCTCTtgggggggagaaaaaaaaagactcacCTAGGGCCTCTAGGGCCTTCAAACCTGGTCACTTTATTGGTAGTATGCAATACACCCGACGGTCTCAAACCAGGAGCAGTAGGTCCAGCTGAAGTAGaaactgatgatgatgatgatgatgacgatgtcGATGCAGAAGATGTTGCCGATTTTCCTGTGACAGACGAAGTGCCACTCTTTGCTTCAGCTAAAGCAGTTGTCACGGGAGACACCTGGGCATTAACTTGCGTACTCACCTTCCCTGGTGGGGCAGGCAATGCTGGGGGTGGACCCTGGGGCATTGGAGCGGGGGGTGGACCCTGGGTTACTGGAGCGGGGGGTGGACCCTGGGGTACTGGAGCGGGGGGTGGACACTGGGGCACTGGAGCGGGGGGTGGACCCTGGGGCATTGGAGCGGGGGGTGTTACGGCAGGAGTCTTTGGTGGAAGTGGAGGAACAGAGGCCACTGGTGGTGGTACTGGTCCTCCTGGTGCAGCCTGGTGATAATGCCCATACTGGGGCACTCCTACCATATTACCCACATAAGGAGGGCTGACAAACTGATGCTGCATGTTACGAAGAGTGGTCAGCCTTTCTTGCAGGTGGGAAGAGGTGGATTTCATTTGCTCTTGCCATTGTTTCCACTGGGAACCGTACTCACGCAGCTGGTCCTTATGTGGATAGGTCTGGAACTGCTCTTCCCAGATTAGAAATTGCCGATTCCACTCCTGATACAGAGGGATAAATTGCTGCTGCTGCATCTCGTAATGTCTAAGCTGCATATCCATAGGCATGGTCTACAGTGTGggacacaaataaataataaagtttgtATAATCATGATTTAATTGTAGATAGCAGTGGGCCCTacaaaggttatttatttatttttttaatagaaaaagttAAGAATCCAACAgtttatataatttataaaaacaataactctGTGTCTAGAAAACAAAAAGAGTGAGAAGGTAGCATATAAGTTTGGAATTACCATATCTATTCATTGAAAGTGACTAACCTGAAAGTGCGCTGGCTGTTGCATGAACTGCTGGTACTGAGCCAGGAGTTGTTGGAGCTGTGCATGCTGCTGCATCATTGCCTGGTATTGATAGCCTGTTCTCTGTTGCTGAGTCTGCTGCcactgagctgctgcagcctgaaGATGCTGCAAACGTGCCGCCTCGACTGGATCCTCCAGGGATGTAACACTAGTGGCCTATGCATGAAGGAAATAGGCATATGAAGTGTTTAGAGTAAAGCGCACAATTATAAAACTGTGTAAAAGGAATAATTTCGCCTTTTAGTATATGGATTATACTCCTTTTATAAACCAGAAAGTCTGTTTACATTCCCATGGTAGTTTTAATGTCACTCTTAACTTAACATAGGTATGCTTTTGCAAATACCTGCTGCAGTAGGtggttataaattacattttcaagctCTAATACAGCTcaagaaacaaaaaagaacattggcATCGGTTATTCTGATAAAATTTTACATAACTAACATGGGTTTTAAATAAACCACCTTAACTAGGTAATAAGAATGATTTTTTTACAACCAAATAGGAcacttttaaaacatatatatttcaaCATAAAGAATATGGTTAATGTGCAAATTAAACAGAATCTGTATGCTAAATGTTTACTAGCACAGCATAAAAATATGCTCTGACTGGAATCTAAATGTCCCTACCTTGGACTCCTCTGGAGGGGGCGGAGGAGGGGGCTCTTCTTTGGGAGGTGGTGGTGGGGGTTCCTTTTTTGGAGGCTCCATGGGTGGAGGTGGGGCAGGCTGCTTGTTGTCAGGGGGCTGATCTCCTGGAAGCTTACTTGCTttagctttttcatttttttgctgcTGTTTCAATTTTTGCAAACTCTGCAGGTGCTGCTTGTACCAATACTGCTGTTGCTCctaagaaaacaaacaatatgTGTAAGCTTCTTAGGTATTCATGTAACACTGTTATCAAGCATGCAGACTCTTATGGAAAGCAAAATAagcatgttgttttgtttctaacTAGCATGTACAAGAAGTTGGCCTGCCTTGGACTTCCACAATTTAATTCCAAGCTATAAAAGTATGTCAGTGTCACTGGCAAGGCTGCAGTATACACAATTAGACCCTCAGTATTATTAAAAGGGAGATCACCATAAGCTACATCTACAATATTTACAAGTAACAAAGTGCGAATTATGTTCAGACAGGCATCTCTTTCCAAGACTGATACGCCCAATAACTTGAGCAAAAGAAGGTTCAAACCAAGaggtttcatcacaattaaaTGAGCAGTTCAAGACATGTAAAAAAAGTAATGCTGAATTTATGCAAGT
The Acipenser ruthenus chromosome 18, fAciRut3.2 maternal haplotype, whole genome shotgun sequence DNA segment above includes these coding regions:
- the LOC131698679 gene encoding YLP motif-containing protein 1-like produces the protein MYPTWGKYGGGAQHPPPVPQNYGGSPHPVRGTAPVGGGYGGYGPPGGSFTRGPAPSQGNFQSLREQHLQQMQQLQQLHQKQLQSVLHHNSSPYGVGGCSPDAWQGSSAGPPPPGPGVGDGVSSGPSYQQHQQPQHQMHHPLLQQQPQHQQHHQQQQPPPPLPAPAPTPPPPSQAQQQQHRPVDPKPPAQPPPDTNPINAPDQPNKNINNKYNESAQQQDNSDEKQEQSPDLSSMSLQEQQQYWYKQHLQSLQKLKQQQKNEKAKASKLPGDQPPDNKQPAPPPPMEPPKKEPPPPPPKEEPPPPPPPEESKATSVTSLEDPVEAARLQHLQAAAAQWQQTQQQRTGYQYQAMMQQHAQLQQLLAQYQQFMQQPAHFQTMPMDMQLRHYEMQQQQFIPLYQEWNRQFLIWEEQFQTYPHKDQLREYGSQWKQWQEQMKSTSSHLQERLTTLRNMQHQFVSPPYVGNMVGVPQYGHYHQAAPGGPVPPPVASVPPLPPKTPAVTPPAPMPQGPPPAPVPQCPPPAPVPQGPPPAPVTQGPPPAPMPQGPPPALPAPPGKVSTQVNAQVSPVTTALAEAKSGTSSVTGKSATSSASTSSSSSSSSVSTSAGPTAPGLRPSGVLHTTNKVTRFEGPRGPRFDGPRGRGSPSSGPPPRFVQQHRFDQPPRSEQPSRFGAPNKFDQSTKIQNQPPKSDASGPPVLKPQDGQIEGSDTKISKFEDQCLKRPVTTSEDQRDSDVGDSTSCLSVTEDLLDSDCGFFIPNDPIPQRVGPVEKPKQSGGQAPKKLPASDTAKPTPLTASAETQKEPSTNKNTLKPGEDKYKTGVQGGLKGTEQLPKKTVPSKSPPKFSAVDSRNTSMAPKGLGRGQPAFSKIKSVGVAPNPKPFDYRPPYMEGSKDRSQDQENSNAWGDSTIDRHGAEREQMPPRNEMWGGEQDEEEPFREHYYEGRDRESPLLERELLDDFGRERPWGEPEPEYWEDRDPYWREERPPFRRHSPLPHEAMDRGPPRRHLEVMDRDPRGPPSLPHDVMDRDPRGPPSLPHDVMDRDPRGPPSVPHDVMDRVPRHPPLPHEALDRGPHSLPHGAMDRDPRRPLLPHEIMERDSRRDSYYRDYKQELDSEPGRYGRPYPDYHSRDYERDQEYYRPKVEWEMKERGRDYPPYPPRLPSEHVREERWINERDRDYLYERVMRERGDMRVREYPEGPGYRTEERDYPPGRPEWGREVLPERSYIPEIDDQRPPFEDYLEDAPPGQSPAILPPATNLPPQPGDTSESLMDESSNTAQNVLALSQRQHDIILKAAQELKMLRERQEQLQVLNDFIKHDPADPVAQPGAVGTGMVGMQVHPSVTAAFQASQGPESGLVSTGTELLAHTEEKNWGRDNVHNLWDSGSGTQVTESSFGLSHAVQDHASLPASSLSKPPVIPKTVDYGHGRDVPTAKVEQRSYGERIVLRPDPVPVERTYEKELLIPRDYERDPYFERRGDPYLERREYGRERERERDPYFEKPPMDYERERYERDRYSREERFPPGSLSRSVDRERERDRSRDGERDREGRDSRDRDSKDHRDSKERFSRSVHDRPPYERGPDRPPYDHGHPGYGGDSRGYPEERMPVPAPCLPHPPPPQPRVEKKPEMKNVDDILKPPGRESRPERMVVIMRGLPGSGKTHVAKLIRDKEVEYGGAPPRVLGLDDYFMTEVEKVEKDPDTGRRIKKKVLEYEYEPEMEDTYRSSMIKTFRKTLDDGFFPFIIIDAINDRVKYFDQFWSAAKTKGFEVYLAEISTDNQTCAKRNIHGRKLKDITKMAHNWETAPRHMVRLDIRSLLQDAAIEEVEMEDFDPAEEEQKVETKDEDIKEEEGDLGYIPKSKWEMDTSGAKLDKLDGLRSSNKRKRDSGRMSGMEDYLQLPDDYETRRSEPGKKRVRWADLEEKKDADRKRAIGFVVGQTDWEKITDETGRLAQRALNRTKYF